A single region of the Brassica rapa cultivar Chiifu-401-42 chromosome A03, CAAS_Brap_v3.01, whole genome shotgun sequence genome encodes:
- the LOC103858201 gene encoding ubiquitin-conjugating enzyme E2 6, with the protein MIIRQMSISLSHRIIFFSLSISLSNQKKKKRESDMASPSKRREMDMMKLMMSDYKVDTVNDDLHMFYVTFHGPTDSLYEGGVWKIKVELPDAYPYKSPSVGFVNKIYHPNVDESSGAVCLDVINQTWSPMFDLINVFESFLPQLLLYPNPSDPFNGEAASLLMRDRPAYELKVKEYCKRYAKPEDIGAPEEISSDDDDDDSMSERGSDSDDNDEVAGKADP; encoded by the exons aTGATAATAAGGCAAATGTCCATTTCATTGTCTCATAGAAtcattttcttctctctctctatctctctatcaaaccagaagaagaagaaaagagaatcGGACATGGCTTCGCCGAGCAAACGCCGAGAGATGGACATGATGAAATT GATGATGAGTGATTACAAAGTGGATACTGTCAACGACGATTTGCATATGTTCTATGTCACTTTCCATGGCCCCACTGACA GTCTTTACGAAGGAGGTGTTTGGAAGATCAAAGTCGAACTTCCTGACGCTTATCCTTACAAATCTCCTTCTGTTGGTTTCGTTAACAAGATTTATCACCCCAATGTTGATGAATC ttCTGGCGCAGTTTGCTTGGATGTAATAAACCAGACATGGAGTCCAATGtttg ATCTTATCAATGTCTTCGAGTCATTCCTTCCTCAACTGCTTCTATATCCAAACCCATCTGATCCTTTCAATGGTGAAGCTGCCTCTCTCTTGATGCGTGACCGTCCTGCCTATGAACTGAAAGTCAAAG AATACTGCAAGAGGTATGCTAAACCAGAGGACATTGGAGCACCTGAGGAGATCTCAagtgatgacgatgatgatgatagcATGAGCGAACGTGGTTCAGACTCCGATGACAACGATGAAGTTGCTGGAAAAGCCGATCCTTGA
- the LOC103858202 gene encoding U-box domain-containing protein 54, whose protein sequence is MGETLYSNVTYVAVNQDFRESKLNLLWTLKTLRVKKLCLLQVHIPFSLNPSSCGLDESEINAIQDSELKTSYDSLYKYRDICTNEGVNEKDVGISLVSGYGVGEEIVKLINQNNIKKLVMGAAADPHYSRGMSITSRKAEYVSQHAPTRCKIWFICKGKLIKTREGSFDLGNPSDSFTELHTSTQNPNKGNDPDKDHSVSNGSEADCAPEDYLCPISKDIMRDPHVAADGFTYEAKNIRYWLNIGNNTSPNTGARLAHRDLTPNYTLRSLIKDWLQHHPNYKH, encoded by the exons ATGGGAGAAACTTTGTATAGCAACGTCACTTATGTTGCGGTAAATCAAGATTTTCGAGAAAGTAAACTAAATTTGTTATGGACATTGAAGACTCTTCGTGTTAAGAAGCTCTGCCTTCTTCAAGTTCATATTCCATTTTCGCTGAACCCTTCTt CATGTGGGCTTGATGAAAGTGAGATCAACGCAATCCAAGATTCAGAGCTGAAAACTTCATATGATAGCCTTTACAAGTACCGTGATATCTGCACAAACGAAGGG GTTAATGAAAAAGATGTGGGTATATCACTGGTATCAGGATATGGTGTTGGTGAAGAGATTGTGAAACTCATCAATCAAAACAATATCAAGAAGCTCGTTATGGGAGCAGCAGCTGATCCTCATTATTCCAG GGGAATGTCTATCACATCTAGAAAAGCAGAGTACGTGAGTCAACATGCACCTACTCGCTGTAAAATTTGGTTCATCTGCAAAGGGAAACTAATCAAGACAAG AGAAGGAAGTTTCGACCTTGGAAATCCATCGGATTCGTTCACAGAACTCCATACTTCAACTCAGAACCCAAACAAAGGAAACGATCCAGATAAAGATCATTCTGTAAGCAATGGGAGCGAAGCAGACTGTGCTCCCGAAGATTATCTTTGTCCCATTTCAAAG GACATAATGAGAGATCCTCATGTGGCTGCTGATGGTTTCACGTACGAGGCCAAGAATATCAGATACTGGCTAAATATAGGGAATAATACGTCGCCAAACACAGGAGCAAGGCTCGCTCATCGCGATCTTACCCCAAACTACACTCTTCGTTCACTCATCAAGGACTGGCTGCAGCACCATCCAAATTATAaacattga